One window of Quercus robur chromosome 12, dhQueRobu3.1, whole genome shotgun sequence genomic DNA carries:
- the LOC126708631 gene encoding phytochrome-interacting ankyrin-repeat protein 2-like, translating into MVNMLEELPQRQELTSLFRRSLLRRRSIRSGGGVDRDDRGWTLLHIGARKGDLKEVKRLLDEGMDVNVATWGPKSKGVTPLHLAAQGGHLEVMDELLERGADIDARTKGACGWTPLHSAAKERRKEAVKFLIENGAFMPDDMNDSRFNPPLHYCPGLEWAYEEMKRFRQDSSSSSVGETSCSSES; encoded by the exons ATGGTAAATATGCTCGAGGAGCTGCCTCAGCGACAGGAGCTTACATCTTTGTTTCGTCGAAGCTTGTTGAGACGTCGCTCCATAAGGTCTGGAGGAGGTGTTGATAGGGACGATCGAGGATGGACTCTGCTCCATATTGGTGCTCGCAAAGGCGATCTCAAAGAG GTGAAGCGGCTTCTTGATGAAGGGATGGACGTAAATGTGGCTACATGGGGCCCCAAATCAAAAGGGGTCACCCCCCTCCACCTTGCTGCTCAAGGTGGCCACCTTGAAGTTATGGATGAATTGCTAGAGCGTGGTGCTGACATTGATGCTAGAACTAAGGGCGCTTGTGGCT GGACACCACTACACAGTGCTGCGAAAGAAAGGAGGAAGGAAGCTGTGAAATTTCTGATAGAGAATGGTGCATTCATGCCAGATGACATGAATGACAGCAGATTTAACCCACCACTTCATTACTGCCCTGGTCTTGAGTGGGCTTATGAGGAGATGAAGCGTTTCAGGCAAGATAGCTCATCATCATCAGTAGGTGAGACTTCCTGCAGCTCAGAAAGCTAA